CGGTGCTCATCGTGGATGCGTAAGGGAGCACGAAATCGCCCACCGGGGGTGTGTAAGCGTACGTGGACATGACCCTGGTCTTGGTCAGTAATTTGCAATAACGCGCCCTGAGCGCGTTATTTCCGATTGAATGTATAGTGCCGACAAGAAATAGCGTGCTGTGGAAGCGCTATGCTCGTACCGTGAGTCAATAAGGACGTGTGAACGCGTTATTTGGATCCGTTTCAGTCAATAACGCGCCACGAACGCGTTACTTCCACTTGAACTTGTTTCGGGTAGAGCCAATAACGCGTTCTGAGCTCACTATCGGCGGCCCAATGGAGCAAGCCTGGGGGGCGACGAAATTTGGAAATTACATGGTAAAACAGACGCGAAAATGTGGACGCGTGAGGCAGGGAATCCCCCTTCACCCGTGTTGGCCGCATTTACGCATCCTGGACAATGCTGAGTCGGGGAAAATAACACGCTCGTGGTGCGCTAACCCATTACGTGGCCATACGCTGTGATAGTACTTCTGGCCAACAGCCTATGACGCAGCAACGCCTTCCAGAGGCGGGTTCTTGGATAGCAGCCAATTTAAGCAGCCAATTTACTATCGGGGGCACAGATATGGATGAGAAACGTAAATCTCAAATGAATCCAAGAAGGTTATGGCGCGCTACATTAGTCTGGTCATTTTTCCTAATCATTCTTGGCGTTGCTCTTCTTGTCTGGGTAAATACACATACGGGAATTGCGAAATATGTGCCCGCTCAATGGACAGATGTTCTCAAGGCATTCATCATTCTCATCATCGGCGGCGTTATTTCCACTCTCGTTGAGCGTCGTCTGTTTGGAATCGCATCGGACAAGCTTGGCCCCCAGAGATCCACAACCCTCCGGTACCTAACGAGGCTGCTTTTATTTATTACGGTCGCAATTTCAGTCATGACCGCGTTTGGCGTCGGCATACCCAGTGTTATTTTTGGCGGTACGTTTCTCACAGTCATCATTGGACTAGCTGGACAGACCATCTTTTCGAATATTATCGGCGGGGTCTGGCTGATTATGTTCCGCCCGTTTCGCATTGGCGATTCAATCGGAATTATTGCTTGGCAATTCCCAGTTCTGATGCCGACTTTTCCACACGAGGCAACACGTCCGATGTACTATGGAAGAGTTCTTGACATTAACCTGATGTACACTCAGATTCTCAATCAGGACGGATACCCGCAATTGATACCGAATGGAATTATTGCACAGTCATTTATCGAAAACCGGTCCGAAGCTGGCCTTCACCGTGTCCGTCTTCGATTTGACGTTTCTTATGATGTGGATGCCGACACGTTTACACGTCAGTTGCGCGACCAATTAGTGCGAGAATTCCCTGGGGGCATAAATTCTCGGCCAGAGGTTGGCTTGGCTGACATCTACCCAACAGCGTACTCAGTGGTGGTTTCCGTGCACTCGGTAGAGAAGGAGGACGTCGTTCGTGGCCACGTTCTTCGCATCTGCATTGACATCATGCGGCGTCTGCGGACGAGCATGCCCGCGAACTCTGCGGACGGACCGACTTAACCATTCTCAGTCGGTCCCGGCCCCCTGCCACCCCACCATTTAACACGAACGAATACCCGGCCCCTTCATCTATTACGAATGCAAGGTGGCACGCAGTAGTTCGCGCATGAGAAGAGCAGCTAGATATTTACGCTTACCTGGTGTTTGACGTCCAGGTCATTCATTGCTCCGTCGACCCCTTCTCCTTGGTCAACGGCTATGTTCTTTTGTAGGATCACGATATTTCCCACTCCGAAGGTACCGCCTGCACCCACGGTCTGTTTCATGTTGATGTCCCATCCGCCGAAATTATACGAACCGACAAAACAACCACTGTTTGCTTGCGGTGAGTTACTATTCAACGCACCTCCAATTATGATTGACGGCATTTGCTTGCCTCCTCCTACGAATGTCCTCTGTTCCACTATACACAGGCATAACCGCAGGTATGCTTGACATACAATGCCTTGACCCGAAGTGTCTAGGGATGTGTTCCCAATAAGGATGGTGAATACGTATGAAGACAGTAATCTCGTTTAGCCAGATTAACGTCAACGCAGGTACTCAGAATAGCGGCGTTTTTATTGGCAAGACACGTATTCCAGGTTGGGATGCAAGTCACAAGTCAAACGCAGGACATGCGGGGATTTTTGGATTTTCCAACTTTGAAAGTTCGACTGTCAATATGACGATGGATGGTCAAGAACTTGTAGATGGAATTATCAACGACCAAGACATTAAACCAATGCGGGCGCAAAATTTATGAACGTGTCGACTCATACAATGCCACTCGTCATCAATGTGGGCGCCATCTCAGGAAACTCCGGTGTCTACGTTGCCGAGAGAAACCTAATCGTTGGAGTCAGCGGCCACAGTAAGTCAAACAACGGATTCGGCAACATCTCGTCAAACAATCTCCTTTGGCGCAACGTTAACGTTGTTGACGACCGCGACCTAATTGACACCCCAATTGATGACCGGGATGTAAAGATTCACAACGAGGCCCTTGCAGCATCATCGCGCAAAGTCACCAGGATAGGTTTTGAAAGCATCAACGTGGTAACGATGTCCCAGAACTCAGGTATCTTTGTTGGCGACGTGCAAATAACTGGACTGGATTCGCATACGAAACAAAATAGTGCTCAAGGAGCCACGTCAGGAAGTCAAAACGTGGAAGCGCGCAACCTTAACTGTGTTCTAGACACAGATGTGATTGACACCCCCATTTTTGACCAGGACTACAAGGCACTAAATGCAACTGGGAGGTGAAACATGCCACAAATCATTTTTTTCGGCGCAATCAACATCAACAGTCCGCAGCAAAATGGCGGCGTCTTTGTTGGCGAAATTAACTGCGGTGGTTGGGATGCAAACCAAAAACAAAACATTGGGCATGGTTCGCTGTATGGGTTTTACAATGTTGTGGTGAACCAACTTTCCATTGCAAACGATAACTACGAGTTGCTAGACGGAGTCATTAATGACCAAGATTTCAAACCCATGACCGCAGGAAATCTGTGATTTTCAAGTTTATCATCCCGGACAGACATTAAAACATGGACCCGTCGAATACAGTACTCGTAACTACACCCAATGTTCACCTGACATCACCCAACTCAACGCGCGTGAGGGGGCTCTGCAATGCCGTCACTAATCGTCTTCGGGGTCATTAATCAAAACACCCCTCAGCAAAATGCCGGAATTTTTGTGGGCGAGGGCAACATTGGTGGTTGGGACGCCAATATGAAGCTCGCCCAAGGCCATGGCGGACTGTACGGGTATTTCAATGCAATGCCAATGCAGGTGAATATTCTTTTCGACAACTTTGAAGGAATTGATGGCGCAATTAACGACGCGGACGTGAAGTCAAGTATCGTCAGCAATGTGTAGAGCAGATTGATGGTCACGTGACATATCACGACGTACCTTAGGAGTGACTTCATGGCTGTCGTCATATTAGTGGGTGCTTTTAATACTAACACTCCCCAGCAGAATGCCGGCTCATTCTTTGGAGAGTACAACTTTGCTGGCTGGGACGCCAACATGAAACTTGGTCAAGGACACGGTGGTACCTTTGGCTCCTTCAATTGGTTTCCCTGGAACGTGAATATCAACTTCGACAACTTCGAGGTCGTTGACGGGGCCATGAACGACATGGACCTTAAACCGATGGCAGGAACAAATATCTAGCTGGAGCAGACACCCTCGCGAATTAGAACATCAACGGGCGTGCAGTGTCGGAAATGACACTGCACGCCCTTCTCAGTGACCGACTTTATTCACGTGGGTCACGTGGATCAGAGCTCTGATCAAAGGGAATAAAGTTGGTAACCGGAAAATGAAGTAACTGTCGTCGTGGGAACCTCATTGTCGTTCGATGCGGCATCACTAACATGGTCTGCAACAATCTCCACCATACGGGAAACCAAATCTCAAAGACATATTGAGAACCAGTTATTCACTGTCCGTACGGTGTGACCGTGCCCATTGAGGATGAGCCACACAGAAAACGGAGGGTTCGTCAAGCACTATGACCTTTGCAACACAACGACTGTCTTCGTCCTATAAGACGGGTTGACCACCATCACGCGGCCATGTACTAATGCCGTTTTCGGAGAGCGCTAACCTGCATAAGATGTCATGTATTGTGGACAGTACGAGGAGGGTCGGTCATGCCACGCATTACCGATATACAAGCAATTCTCAAAGCAGAAGCTAGCGCCCGACACAGTGTTGCCGTCTTCCTCATCATATTTACCTTGGTCGACCAAGATATTCGAGGTCTGAAGACCGAACAGGAACGGCGGAAGGTTACAGCGATGTGGCTTGCTTGGGGGATTCCCTTCGTACTTCTAGCTTTTTTCATCATCACCCCCGAACAGGAATCCAGGGAACAGAAACGTGACGTTGCTGCTAAACGACACGTTGTGCAATAAGCACAGCGTAATAGCCAATCCCGTTCAGAATATGCGATGGTACTCGGCCAATCAGCCGTGGTGTACGGACGGTCAATCAACAACCTTTGAGCAGTGAGCTGCTTTCAATAAAACTGACGTGACTCTCGATTTCAGCCCTTCCATCATCTATTGCAGTGATGTAGTCCTCAGCATTTGATGAAGTCTCGTACCTACCTGATCTCAACTTCCCTCCAGACATATCAGCGTCTTACGCCAATCAGTTGTAATGCACGATGGACCACTATCGCAATGACGGGCAGCAGTGCGAGTGTAACCCCGTAATACGCTGGTGAAGTATAGACCATAAACTCGTGCAAATCGGCAGCGTTATGAAAATACAGGACACTCCCTGTCCACGCAGCAACACTTACGGGCCAAACCACGTGTTTAGTGCTCGGCAAACGAAACAGCTCCTTCATGATGGAAGCCGTGACGTACACGAAAACTTGGATCTTTATGACCATGGTTGCCATTGCCCCCATCACATAAATCGTGTCTAAACGCTCCACGAATTGGCCGATCCGAACGCCCCGCACCACCTCACCAACTGGCAGTGAAAGGTAAGTCGCTGATGGCCCAAGGACGGATATAATAATTCCTTCAATCAGGAACCCAGCGACACTGAGAACCGCCCCGACGAGCAGCAAGTCTCTCCCGAACGTTTTTCCACCGTTTAATGATGTAACAAACTGAAGTGCTATCAAAAATTGAAAGCAAAATGATGTAGTTGGCAGAAGAGCAGCTCTCAAGACTGGGGTCAAACCGTCCGCCAGAACTGGTCGTAGTTGGGACAGGTCTATGTTTTGCAAGGAAAGAATAGCGAGTATAAAGGCCAACATTAGAGCAATCGGGGTCAAAAACTCAGCTAGCCTCCCGACGACCTCCAGGCCGTGAAAAACTGCGTACGCAATCGGAATCGTGATAACACCCGCAACGATGTAGTGTGGAGTGCGCGGTAAACTTGTGATGGACACAAACAAAGACAGTTCTCTGAGCAATAACCCAGTGTGAACAAGACACCACACGAGAACCCACAATCCCACTGCTCGTCCAAACCAGGGCCCGAGGGCGTTTTCAAAGGCTTGCATTAAGGTCTGGTTAGGAAACGTTCGTATGAACATAACTCCAATTGCGGCTGCAACCGCAGCACCGATAAAAAAGAACACGGGAACCAGCCAACCATCGAGAATCGTAAATTGCGCAATGCTAAACGGAAGAACGGTAATACCAGTCCCTAAAACTAGCCAGAGCATCAAATACATGAACTGCAGCCGTGAAATCTGAGTCATTCACACCGACTCCCTCGTGTTCGTCACAGCATCGCACTAACGACACGACTCTCTACAATCACGTTTTACTGAAGCGAACCGTTAGTCTTATATGTCGGTGAAACCTCTCCCTTGTGTTAGTCTTTTCCATTTGACACACAAAATACAACCGACAGCAAGTTGGTTTCGGTGTACTGGTCATCTTGATAGGAACACGTGCAGAAATTTTGAATGCTTTTATGTAAAGAGAGTTATCGTACACGACCTAGTAGCGTTTGAAATATTTCGAAATTGAACACTCTGGGGATAGGACAAATATGGCGAGATGACCCGGGATACATACCTGGAGGAAAATGGTCGGCGAATCATCAATGATAACGGTCTGTGAGGTACGATCGATCTCATCTCTCCATATTGGCCCTACAGGATAGCGAGATAAACGCCCTTTGTGCGGAGAGAACCGGCCACTCATTATCACTTGAAACCGATGACATACAACTACGTGTGTCTTTTGTGGATGCTTGTCAAATTCCGCATGCGGTAAATCAGAACGGCAAGTAAGGGGACCATTACCAGAGAAAAAGTGTAATAAGCGGGTGAGATAAATATGATGAATTCTTGCAAAGTAGGAGAATTGGGAAAGAGAACGACGTTGGCGGTCCAGGCGGCCGTTCCGACAGTCCATGCGATGTTTTTGGTCGAGGGGAGACGGAATAAGTCCTGTAAACCACTGGCCGTCACATATAGAATTGTGCATATTTTTACGACCATCGTAGCTATGACACCCATGATATAGATGGTATCCAATCGTTCTACGAAATGACCAATTCCGATTCCACGGATAACTTCAACAACAGGCAAGCTCAAGTAAGCTACGGATGAGCCGAGTGTACATATGACGATGATTTCGATTCCGATCCCGATTATTGAGAGAAATGCTCCAACCAAGAGCATATCCTTCCCAAATGATGGCACATCACTTAAGGACTTCACAAATTGGAGGGCCACAATGAACTCAAATGGAAATGTCGTAGCCGGCATAACTGAAGCTCGCAGTACTGGAGTCCAACCGTTAGCGAGGATGGGTCTGAGCTGAGAGAGGTCCACATTTTGCAATGATAACGCAGTGATTACCACCGCAATTATGAAAGCAACCGGGGTTAGAAATTCAGCCAACCGACCTATCACTTCCAATCCCTGAAATACAGCAAAGGCAATTGGGACGGTAATCACTGCACTAATAAGGTAAAGCGGTGTTTTCGGCAAACTGGTGGTTTCGACGAACACCGACAGCTCCCGTAGCAGCGTACCGGCAAAGATTAAAAACAATATGAGCATCCAAATTCCTGCGGCTCGCCCAATCCACGGTCCAAATGCCGTTTCCAATCCATTCATCAAAGACTGGTTGGGAAAGGTTCGAATAAACAACACGCCAACGGCTGTCACTAAGGTCGTACCTACAAAGAAGAACAACGGAACTATCCACCCATCGCGAACGGTAAATTGGGCAATGCTAAATGGAAGCGCGAGAATTCCCGTGCCCAATATCATCCATAGCAACAAGTATCGAAACTGTAATCGAGAGATTTGTGTCATACATGCGACTCCCTGCATGCTCATAGTATCGAGTACATCCACTTCGTTAGAGGTTCAAATACCGCCTGGACCCAGAAGAGAAGGTCGAGTTTTGGCCATAGGTTCCAACTCACGAGTCCTGAGCCAAGCAATGAAAAGAGCAGCAGAGTAATCTTTAGCAACCACTCGCGGAGAGTAACCTTTTGCCAGATACCATAACCCACGATGGTGACAGTAAATATGAGTGCAACCCAAATCACGGTGAGGTTCCCCTTCTGCCCGCACGGGGCGGCAGGCCCTGCGGCGAGAATTCGGTATCGGGAGACTTGGACGCCAAGCCGTTTCGCAAGAGTTGAATGTGGACATCATAGTTCACCTTGACGGTTGGAAAGATGTTTTTCCATCTTGTTGATATCTTCCGCCAAGCGGCAGGGTGATTTTTATACAGCAACGTTCCGAACTGAACCGAGTCGACATCATCCTGCTGAAGTTTTGTCATGACGCGTTGCATTCGTTGTTGGATCTCGGAAGAGAGTTGAGTTTCGAATTTCGGATACGTGTCCGGTGTGGTCTTACTCCTTGGGCACAATCGTTCAATTTCCGCCCGTCCGCGAACCTTCACCAAAAATTGAATCTCAGAACCTTTGATGGTGGGGACGACTTTCGTCTGCGTACCCAGAACACGAAACGTATTGCCACGGTCGGTTAATGATTCCCCGGTAGAACAAGGTAATGTGAACTCTGTTTGCTGTGTCGCTCCGAGAAAAAGTAACAACCCATTCGCATCCTGGAATGAGAAATGGTCTTTAAAAGAGCTGCCATCGAACAACCCAACGCCGCATTCGCATAATTGCGAGTTCATGGTCGTCAGATAGGCGATGTTCGGTGCATGTGACGGTCGTAAATAATCTCGCATGACCCTCAGTTGTGTGCTATTCACCGCAACCGACTTTTGTACGCCTTGCTCCACGAGACTCCGAATCGCCGTAGCATTGTACGACTCCGGTTTCCCGGACGCTTCCAGCAAGTGTGCCGCAGTATCATCCGTTACGACCCATAACTGATTACGCCGCAGACTCAGGTTGCGTTCCAAATAGTCCATCGACCTGTCAATCCCGTGTTCCGCGTAGGCGCGGCCAAAGACGACAACGGTGTTATGAGACAAAAACAGGTTTCTGGCAACGTTCTCATCAAGGCGATCTACCGCTTCTTCAACGGTATTCCCGATTCCGTGGCGGACAAACGTGGCCTGTTCTTGCTGACCGCCACCCCCGCCTGGCCCCGTCGTACGTGCACCCTTCGGATCGACGATCTCGGTCGAAACTTCGACATGATGATCCGAGGTTTCGTCGATCCCCATCGCGAGGACAATGTTCAATTCATCAACCTCATTTAGGTCCTTACAACCGGTTATCATCAGGAAGAATCCGCAAGCGACGATCCATACGAGAAATCGCCTGAAATTTTGGGGTTTCATGGTGAGTCACCCGAAGAAGGAGACGGCATCGGAGAACGATTGCGAACCGAATCTACCGGTTCATAAATTTGTGGACGTCGATTCATCGCCCACCACGGTGCGCGCAAGAATGTATCACGCATTTCGGGCCATGAAAATGGCGCTAATGGAGCCATGAATGGAACCCCGAACGAACGCAAAGACAGCATATGAATGACGAGTACAAGACCAAGCGCGACAATACCAAACAACCCCAGAATCGAAGCGGCTATCATGAATGGAAATTGCAGGATACGATTTGTATTCACCAGGTCTTGTGAAGGAATTGTATATGACGCCACACCTGCTGCCGCCACCACAATCACCATACCAGGAGATACAATGTTTGCATTGACAGCTGCATCTCCAATGACCAAGGCACCAACGATACTGACAGACTGTCCCACCGCCCGTGGCAGCCGCAGACCTGCTTCGCGTAACGCTTCAAAGGCCACTTGCATGACAAGTGCTTCAATGACAGTTGGGAATGGAATACCTTCATGCTGACTTTCCAAGCTGATGAGCAGTGGGGTCGGAACCAGGTCCTGATTGTAAGAAAGCAAGGCAATATACAGTGACGGCAACAATAAGGCCACCCAGTACATCAAATGCCGGAGTATGCGAAGCGGAAATGCAATCATGTAGTGACCATAATAATCTTCCGCCGCGACAAGTCCGTTCACAAAAATCGAAGGCACCGCGATTACGTTGGGAGAACCATTCACAAATACAAATAAGCGACCTTGCAGTAACCCGGCCACCGCTCTATCTGGCCGTTCTGTGATATCGGTTAAGCGAAACGGTGAGAGCGGTGCATCGGCTATTAACTCCCGAATCTGATTCGTTGCGATAATACCATCAATATTGATTCGTGCGAAACGACTTCGTGCCTCATCCAGATACCCTGGTTTCACGATGCCGTCGAGGTAAACCAGGGCTACCGTCGTCTCCGTGTGGCGTCCCAACCGCATCAACTCCACCTTCAACTTCGATGTTCGAAGTCGTTTCCGAACCAGGGCCAAGTTGGTTTGCAGGCTTTCAATGAAGGCTTCCTGCGGCCCCTGAATCGCGGGTTCATTTTCGGATCTCTCGATAGGCCGTTCCGGATCGCGGTTAACATCGACCACCAGTACTTGCGATTGTCCATCGATAAGTATGACGATGTTCCCGTCTGCAATTGCCTGGTATATCGCGCCGAATTCTCCAGTCTCTTCTGTTTTTGTCGCCCAGAGCGAGTCCCTGAGATTATCCACCGTGACGGAACCTTTGTTGTAACTCGCTAACGGACCGACAACTCCTCGTTGAGCCATGTCCTCATCAACCAAGCCAGCAACAAACACGAGGGTGACTCGTACGCCCTCGACACGCAGATGCTGATACCGTACGTCTGCACACTTTGCCCACCTGTCTTCAATCAGGGACAAACCCTCAGAGAGGTCAGTTGGGAACTCCCTATCCTCCCCCTGTTCCTCAAAAAACGGGTTGTCGCGTGTCCAGTCCCTCGCAGGTTTTGATTTGGCCAGTGCCCCAAGGTTGAGCCCCGTTTTCCTTCGACGCATATAAATCCCTCACTTCGCCGCCTCACGAGCCACTCACTACAAGCACCGTCATTTCGCCGAAGCACTGAACATCGAAAATAGCCTATAGTGTCATAGGTTGGCGAAAAATCTCCATTGTTCTAGTATTTTCCATTTGACGTACAAAAATGCAACTAAATTGTGAACGACTGTTCAAAATGGTCACACGGTAGTGACAGTGAACTTGCCACAACAAACTGATTCTTCTAGCGGATTGAGCATTGGTAGCTACAATAACTTCACTCCTCTTTTAGAAATGAGGAGTGCTGTCTATCAGAAACCCCACGGCAAGCATTACACCGTGGGGTCAACTGGGTTGCACTTTTATTCACCCGTTACCAACTTTATTCACGTAGATCATCTCTACATAAACTTCCGGAGCGTCTTTTTACCATCAGACGTAAAGAGCACATCGCGGCCCTCAATCACAGTCTGTAAGTGACAGGTTCGCCCCCACAGTTGGTGTAAATACGGTAGTGTCTTCTCAAGGTGTTTGAGGTCCAATTCTGCGCCCTCATAGGCGTGCTTCACGTATAGTTCTCCGTTTTGGTTGTAATCCCCGTCTTCGATGTGGAGCACAGGCATACCGCCATTGACTCTGACGGCACACAGAAGGTCACGTACCTTCTCCCAGTTTTTCTCTACAATCCGCCATTCGTTGCCAACTTTCTGGTAGAGGTACAAATCCAAATCGTGCACCAGTTCCTTCGTCAGGTAGTTCCGTAAAAACGACATGTCTGTTTCTGTCTCTCGCACTTCAAACATTTTCGCCCGACCTTGCCCGGGTTCCCGTCCAAAGCGCTCTCGTTCTTCCTCAGTGGGGTTATCCCATCGCCGCTCAATATCCTCCCACATTGCAAGCCCCACGTGGTACGGGTTGATGGACATTCGCGAAGGCAGCACCACGCCTGAGTGCATCTTGGCAAATTCCACGGCGTCTGATTCCTCAAGTTCGAGTTCACGCATGATACGGAGATGCCAGTAGGTAGCCCAACCTTCATTCATAATCTTGGTCTCAATTTGGGGCCAAAAGTACAACATTTCCTCGCGCAACAAGGATAGGATATCCCGCTCCCACTCCTCAAGTGTTGGACTGTTTTCAATCAGATACAACATGATGTCCTTCTGTGGCAGTGACGGATTTTTGCGCCGAAGTCTGGCACCTCCTCCACTGGCGTCCGCGTCCCTTTCTGTCGCATTTTTCGCCTGTGCCGATGCGCTCCCATTCTGATGAAGCGGTGCATCCATTGCCCAGAGGTCGTCGTATCCACCCTTTGCACGGCTTGCCGAATTTCGATTCCGGTCATTCGGCGGGTGGTCCATCGGTGGCTGCCCTCGACTGGCCCGCCCCCGAGAACCGTGAAGCGTCGGATCTACGTGTTCCTGTATCGCCATACCAGCGTCAAGCAGGGCCTCCACTCGTTTTCTCCCGTACTCAAGTTCATAACGCCTTATGCGATCTGCATTGGCAGCCATCCTGTCTACCATATCTCGCGATGTCCGAGCAAACGCCGCATTGTTCTTGAAAAAATCACAGTGCGCGAGAACGTGTGCAGACACGGTCTTGTTTTGCAACAATGAGTTTCCGTCCAGTAAAAACGCATAACAAGGGTCAGAGTTAATGACAAGTTCGTAAATCCGGCTTAACCCGAAATCGTATTCCATTTTCATGCGATGGAATGCTTTAGCAAAGTCACAGTCACATGAAGTACAAAACTTGGCCCGTTCGGCCGGGCGTCGAGGTGGGCCGCGCACAGGAGACCGCGAGTCATAAAGAATGAAGTCAATCACACTTGGGAAACTAATGCGGAAACTCATCTGAAATTGAGGTGTCGCGTATGAATGATTTTCACCGAGACATGGCACAAATTCGACAATCGGTAGAAGTAGAATCAGCCCATCAGACGGCAGACGCTACAGGCAGACAACCAATCGCTTTTCAGTTGGAACGCGACCTTCGTCCAATTTTGGACAGTGTTGCACGCGAACTTGCGGGAGGCGACCAACACCTTGAGGTTCAGTCTCTACCTGACGGATCGCTCGGCTTTCAAATCATTCACCCGAATACTTTGGACGCCGGACAGTTTGCCGTGACCGCTGACTGCAGTCAGGGAGATGTGAAACTGAATGTCAGTGATGGAAATTGGGAAGAAGTCCAAGGACTCATGGGGAACTGGGCCCACTGGACAGACCAAAAACAGGTCTACTCCGGCCCGGCAGATGAATCGCGAATTCGTAAGTCGTTGAAAAAACAATTCCTTACGTGGTATCAAAGTGTCTTAGGCACGCGTCCCAACTAACACACCCGGACGCTCTCCTTGACGGCCAAAATAGAAGCTTTCGACTGTTCGAGGATGGACCTGGCAACCGCGAAGGCCCTTTCATCTAACTGCTCCTCCGTGGTCAAGTCATTCAAGAGATCAATCCGAAACGCTGTCTCTGCATCGTACTGCTTTGCGGTGTAGACCATTTCCTTCGTACGGCTTGGGCCAAGATGGCTCATCATGCGCTTGATAAACGGTGGCTGCAACGTGATGCCAAGTTTGCCCACGGGCATTCCGAAACTGGCAGATTGCGATCCGATTCGCAGGTCGCAGGCCAAGGTCAGCACAAAACCAGCCCCATATGCCGGACTGTTAACTGCTGCAATGGTTGGAATATTCAGGTTTTCAACAGCGCTGATGGACGCTCCATTTGCTCAAAATGCCCGGGAATCATCGATTCTCAGTGTTATAATGCAGTCTAGGTCATCAGAGGCCGATAACTGTTTGCGAAAATGGACCTCGTGTTTCCTGACATCCCACAGCTTCGTATGATATTCATTAAATCCTCGAGTGTCAGGAGGTTCTTCATGCAGATATATGGACTGTTCGGTCAGAGCGGATCCGGAAAAAGCTATACTGCCAAGCATATTGCCGAGGCCCTCGAAACCGACTGGATTATCGATGACGGCTTGCTGATTTGGCGCGGCCATATTATCGCAGGTGAATCGGCAAAATTCGAGAAAACCAAAATGGGCGCCGTAAAACGCGCTATTTTTACAGACCCAAGCCACAAAGAAGATGTTCGATGTGCCCTGGAGCGGGTGCCTGCTGAAGGTACGATTCTGGTCATCGGTACATCCAGGAAAATGATTGAGCGCATCTGCACAAACCTCCGTCTTACAGCCCCCATTACCTGGGTTCCGATTGAAGAAATGATAAGCCGAGAGGAAATCAGTCTCGCACAAAACCTCCGGCAGTACGGAATGCATGCGATTCCAATTAATGAAACCAAAATTCAGGAAACCAAAATGGGGCGCCTCTTGGCGCGGATTCGGTTTGCTCCGCGACCATCCATGGAATCACAAGCCTCGCTCGCTCGCACAATTGTCAACCCGCCTTTTGCCGGTGGGGCCATCCACGTCCATCCACGTGCG
The Alicyclobacillus curvatus genome window above contains:
- a CDS encoding SpoVR family protein, which translates into the protein MSFRISFPSVIDFILYDSRSPVRGPPRRPAERAKFCTSCDCDFAKAFHRMKMEYDFGLSRIYELVINSDPCYAFLLDGNSLLQNKTVSAHVLAHCDFFKNNAAFARTSRDMVDRMAANADRIRRYELEYGRKRVEALLDAGMAIQEHVDPTLHGSRGRASRGQPPMDHPPNDRNRNSASRAKGGYDDLWAMDAPLHQNGSASAQAKNATERDADASGGGARLRRKNPSLPQKDIMLYLIENSPTLEEWERDILSLLREEMLYFWPQIETKIMNEGWATYWHLRIMRELELEESDAVEFAKMHSGVVLPSRMSINPYHVGLAMWEDIERRWDNPTEEERERFGREPGQGRAKMFEVRETETDMSFLRNYLTKELVHDLDLYLYQKVGNEWRIVEKNWEKVRDLLCAVRVNGGMPVLHIEDGDYNQNGELYVKHAYEGAELDLKHLEKTLPYLHQLWGRTCHLQTVIEGRDVLFTSDGKKTLRKFM
- a CDS encoding enoyl-CoA hydratase/isomerase family protein, which encodes MSAVENLNIPTIAAVNSPAYGAGFVLTLACDLRIGSQSASFGMPVGKLGITLQPPFIKRMMSHLGPSRTKEMVYTAKQYDAETAFRIDLLNDLTTEEQLDERAFAVARSILEQSKASILAVKESVRVC